One genomic region from Streptomyces sp. NBC_00457 encodes:
- a CDS encoding EamA family transporter — protein sequence MQRNSSAQHAATVALTALAPASWGTTYAVTTELLPPGHPLFAALLRALPAGLLALALTRVLPRGDWWWKAAVLGTLNIGALFPLLFVAAERLPGGVAGTLGAVQPLLVAGLAIAVLHSRPTAWTWMWGVLGVVGVGLVVLGPDARLDAVGVLAGLGGTAGMAAGVVLTKRWGRPAGVGPMTLAGWQLTVGGLVLLPLTVVFEGAPPSIDTEAVVGYLWLGSMGGLISFTLWFRGIGKLPVRASAPLVLLSPLVATVVGLTLGETLNPLQALGFTLALAALLAAQFNAPRTRRAQSMTTETTGMTIAVLGATGMVGSRVINEAVARGHHVRALSRKPADEDPDVTPFAIDANDTDALREALAGTDAVVVAVRTDPVDQDFLVGTTRAVLNTGIRTLVVGGAGVLRSPEDRELLVADNPVYVPEEVKPVAAAGVAQLRACEGHGGNWAYLAPPALLVPGERTGHYRRGTDTLLTAAGSRSWISAEDLAVAVLDELEAPGADRVFTVVCCGAVVAGRAVPRAPSGRCRTA from the coding sequence ATGCAGAGGAATTCGTCCGCGCAGCACGCGGCGACCGTCGCCCTGACCGCACTCGCCCCGGCCTCCTGGGGCACCACCTACGCCGTCACCACAGAGCTGCTGCCGCCCGGGCATCCGCTGTTCGCCGCGCTGTTGCGTGCCCTGCCCGCCGGGCTGCTCGCGCTGGCGCTCACCCGTGTGCTGCCGCGCGGCGACTGGTGGTGGAAGGCCGCCGTCCTCGGCACCCTCAACATCGGCGCGCTGTTCCCCCTGCTGTTCGTGGCCGCCGAACGGCTTCCCGGCGGTGTCGCCGGCACCCTCGGCGCCGTCCAGCCGCTGCTGGTCGCCGGGCTGGCCATCGCGGTGCTCCACAGTCGGCCGACCGCCTGGACCTGGATGTGGGGTGTGCTCGGTGTGGTCGGCGTCGGGCTCGTGGTGCTCGGTCCCGACGCCCGGCTGGACGCCGTCGGCGTGCTCGCCGGTCTCGGCGGTACGGCGGGCATGGCGGCCGGGGTGGTCCTCACCAAGCGCTGGGGCCGCCCCGCGGGAGTCGGTCCGATGACCCTGGCGGGCTGGCAACTGACGGTCGGCGGGCTGGTGTTGCTGCCCCTCACCGTCGTGTTCGAGGGAGCGCCGCCTTCGATCGACACGGAGGCCGTCGTCGGCTATCTGTGGCTCGGCAGCATGGGCGGGCTGATCTCGTTCACGCTGTGGTTCCGCGGCATCGGGAAGCTGCCGGTCAGGGCGTCCGCCCCGCTCGTGCTGCTGTCACCGCTGGTCGCCACCGTCGTAGGTCTCACGCTAGGCGAGACGCTGAACCCGCTCCAGGCCCTCGGTTTCACCCTCGCCCTGGCCGCCCTGCTGGCCGCGCAGTTCAACGCCCCACGTACAAGGAGAGCGCAATCCATGACGACAGAGACGACGGGCATGACGATCGCCGTGCTCGGCGCCACCGGCATGGTCGGCAGCCGGGTGATCAACGAGGCCGTCGCACGCGGACACCACGTGCGCGCCCTGTCCCGGAAGCCTGCCGACGAGGACCCCGACGTGACGCCCTTCGCCATCGACGCGAACGACACGGACGCCCTGCGCGAGGCGCTCGCCGGCACCGACGCCGTTGTGGTCGCGGTGCGGACCGATCCGGTCGACCAGGACTTCCTCGTCGGTACGACCCGTGCGGTGCTGAACACCGGGATACGCACCCTCGTGGTCGGCGGCGCGGGGGTGCTGCGCAGCCCGGAGGACCGTGAGCTGCTGGTCGCCGACAACCCGGTGTACGTGCCGGAAGAGGTGAAGCCGGTAGCCGCGGCCGGGGTGGCTCAACTGCGGGCCTGCGAAGGGCACGGCGGCAACTGGGCCTATCTCGCGCCGCCCGCCCTGCTGGTCCCCGGCGAGCGCACCGGCCACTACCGGCGGGGCACCGACACGCTGCTGACGGCCGCGGGCAGCCGTTCCTGGATCAGCGCGGAGGATCTGGCTGTCGCCGTACTCGACGAGCTGGAGGCTCCCGGGGCCGACCGCGTGTTCACCGTCGTCTGCTGCGGCGCCGTCGTGGCTGGTCGCGCAGTTCCCCGCGCCCCTTCGGGGCGCTGCCGAACCGCTTAG
- a CDS encoding LysR family transcriptional regulator — translation MDLQQMRYVVAVAETRNFTRAAERCSVVQSSLSHRIAGLERELGVRLFARSSRRVELTSAGEAFVARARECLTAADLAAADAAAAAGVVRGRLAVGVIVTTAAVDVPELLQRYRALHPEVRIVLRSGRSDDLVAAIRDGELDIAFLGLPEDQRPSEVETLVLDHDEHVLVVPAGHRLAGASRVTLRDIAEETFVDFMHGTPARAQSDRAFAAAGLARDVAYEVGVVELITRLTARALGVALLPSAFARPLAEGDPELVLVPVVGGPRRIEVLAWSRFNPSPATRAMLDVLGVPSAKPVNGPGVS, via the coding sequence ATGGACCTTCAGCAGATGCGCTACGTCGTCGCCGTCGCCGAGACCCGCAACTTCACGCGGGCCGCGGAGCGGTGTTCCGTGGTGCAGTCGTCACTGAGCCACCGGATCGCGGGCCTGGAACGGGAGCTGGGGGTCCGGCTGTTCGCCCGCTCCAGTCGTCGGGTGGAGCTGACCAGCGCCGGCGAGGCGTTCGTCGCGCGGGCCCGCGAGTGCCTGACGGCCGCCGACCTCGCGGCTGCCGACGCCGCCGCGGCGGCCGGGGTGGTACGGGGCCGGCTCGCCGTCGGCGTGATCGTGACCACCGCCGCCGTCGACGTACCGGAGCTGTTGCAGCGGTATCGCGCGCTGCACCCGGAGGTCAGGATCGTGTTGCGCTCCGGGCGCAGCGACGATCTGGTGGCGGCGATCCGGGACGGCGAACTGGACATCGCCTTTCTCGGTCTGCCCGAGGACCAGCGGCCGTCCGAGGTGGAGACCTTGGTGCTCGATCACGACGAGCATGTGCTGGTCGTGCCGGCCGGGCACCGGCTCGCGGGCGCTTCCCGGGTCACCCTGCGGGACATCGCCGAGGAGACCTTCGTGGACTTCATGCACGGCACACCCGCCCGGGCCCAGTCCGACCGGGCGTTCGCCGCGGCAGGGCTGGCGCGGGACGTGGCCTACGAGGTCGGGGTCGTCGAGCTGATCACCCGGCTGACCGCCCGGGCCCTGGGCGTCGCGCTGCTGCCGTCGGCCTTCGCCCGGCCGCTGGCGGAGGGCGACCCCGAGCTGGTGCTGGTCCCGGTGGTGGGCGGGCCGCGTCGTATCGAGGTGCTCGCGTGGAGCCGGTTCAATCCGAGTCCGGCCACCCGGGCGATGCTCGATGTGCTCGGGGTTCCTTCCGCGAAGCCGGTCAACGGCCCTGGAGTGTCTTGA
- a CDS encoding chitinase, translated as MVRRALSLLAAAVTTACLAQIPLTPTASAADTCAVKSKPAGKVLQGYWENWDGAANGVHPPFGWTPITDSRIAAHGYNVINAAFPVIRSDGTALWEDGMDTGVKVATPAEMCAAKASGQTILLSIGGATAGIDLNSTAVADRFIATIVPILKQYNFDGIDIDIETGLVGSGNIGQLSTSQANLIRIIDGILAQMPSNFGLTMAPETAYVTGGSVTYGSIWGAYLPVIKKYADNGRLWWLNMQYYNGSMYGCSGDSYSAGTVEGFVAQTDCLNKGLVIQGTTIKVPYDKQVPGLPAQPGAGGGHMSPSLVAEAWRHYGTSLKGLMTWSINWDGSKNWTFGDNVKTLQGR; from the coding sequence ATGGTCCGCCGCGCCCTCAGCCTGCTGGCCGCAGCAGTCACCACCGCCTGTCTCGCCCAGATCCCGCTCACCCCCACCGCCTCCGCCGCCGACACCTGCGCCGTGAAGTCGAAGCCCGCCGGCAAGGTCCTCCAGGGCTACTGGGAGAACTGGGACGGCGCCGCGAACGGAGTCCACCCGCCGTTCGGCTGGACCCCCATCACCGACTCCCGTATCGCCGCGCACGGCTACAACGTGATCAACGCGGCCTTCCCCGTCATCCGCTCCGACGGCACCGCGCTGTGGGAGGACGGCATGGACACGGGCGTGAAGGTGGCGACGCCCGCGGAGATGTGCGCGGCGAAGGCCTCCGGCCAGACGATCCTGCTCTCGATCGGCGGCGCGACGGCCGGAATCGACCTCAACTCGACAGCCGTGGCGGACAGGTTCATCGCGACGATCGTCCCGATCCTGAAGCAGTACAACTTCGACGGCATCGACATAGACATCGAGACGGGTCTCGTCGGCAGCGGCAATATCGGCCAACTCTCCACGTCCCAGGCCAACTTGATCCGCATCATCGACGGGATCCTCGCGCAGATGCCGTCGAACTTCGGCCTCACCATGGCCCCGGAGACGGCGTACGTCACCGGCGGCAGCGTGACGTACGGCTCGATCTGGGGGGCATACCTCCCCGTCATCAAGAAGTACGCCGACAACGGCCGCCTGTGGTGGCTGAACATGCAGTACTACAACGGCAGCATGTACGGCTGCTCCGGCGACTCCTACTCCGCCGGCACCGTCGAGGGCTTCGTCGCCCAGACCGACTGCCTCAACAAGGGCCTGGTCATCCAAGGTACGACGATCAAGGTCCCGTACGACAAGCAAGTCCCGGGTCTACCCGCCCAGCCGGGCGCCGGCGGCGGCCACATGTCACCGTCCCTCGTCGCCGAGGCCTGGCGCCACTACGGCACCAGCCTCAAGGGCCTGATGACCTGGTCCATCAACTGGGACGGCTCGAAGAACTGGACGTTCGGCGACAACGTCAAGACACTCCAGGGCCGTTGA
- a CDS encoding aldo/keto reductase — translation MTMRTRTLGTTGPQVSALGLGCMGMSALYGDADRAESIATIHAALESGVTLLDTGDFYGMGHNEMLIGEALRTAPAARREQAVVSVKFGALRDPEGGWSGYDGRPAAVKNFAAYSLQRLGVDHIDVYRIARLDPAVPIEETVGAIAELIEKGYVRHVGLSEVGADTIRRAAATAPIADLQIEYSLISRGIEDEILPTTRELGIGITAYGVLSRGLISGHFSADRQLAANDFRSVSPRFQGENLQHNLNLVEALRKIAEQKGVSVAQIAIAWALSRGDDIVPLVGARTRDRLTESLGALDVTLDEADLRAVEEAVPADAAAGERYPAAMMSHLGSK, via the coding sequence ATGACGATGCGAACCCGAACCCTCGGAACCACCGGACCCCAGGTCTCCGCCCTCGGCCTCGGCTGCATGGGCATGTCCGCGCTGTACGGCGACGCGGACCGGGCCGAGTCGATCGCGACCATCCACGCCGCACTGGAGTCCGGCGTGACCCTGCTCGACACCGGCGACTTCTACGGCATGGGCCACAACGAGATGCTGATCGGCGAGGCCCTGCGCACCGCGCCGGCGGCCCGGCGCGAACAGGCGGTCGTCAGCGTGAAGTTCGGCGCCCTGCGTGACCCGGAGGGCGGCTGGAGCGGATACGACGGCCGTCCCGCCGCGGTGAAGAACTTCGCCGCGTACTCGCTCCAGCGCCTCGGCGTCGACCACATCGACGTGTACCGGATCGCCCGGCTCGACCCGGCCGTCCCCATCGAGGAGACGGTCGGCGCGATCGCGGAGCTGATCGAGAAGGGGTACGTGCGCCATGTCGGCCTGAGCGAGGTCGGCGCGGACACCATCCGCAGGGCGGCCGCCACGGCCCCCATCGCCGACCTGCAGATCGAGTACTCGCTGATCTCACGCGGCATCGAGGACGAGATCCTGCCGACCACGCGCGAGCTGGGGATCGGCATCACGGCGTACGGCGTGCTCTCCCGCGGACTGATCTCCGGCCACTTCTCCGCCGACCGACAGCTCGCCGCGAACGACTTCCGGTCGGTGTCGCCCCGTTTCCAGGGCGAGAACCTCCAGCACAACCTGAACCTGGTCGAGGCCCTGCGGAAGATCGCCGAGCAGAAGGGCGTCTCGGTCGCCCAGATCGCCATCGCCTGGGCTCTGTCGCGCGGCGACGACATCGTGCCGCTCGTCGGCGCCCGCACCCGGGACCGGCTCACGGAGTCCCTCGGCGCGCTGGACGTCACGCTGGACGAGGCCGATCTGCGGGCCGTCGAGGAGGCCGTACCGGCGGACGCGGCGGCGGGCGAGCGCTACCCGGCAGCAATGATGTCCCACCTGGGCAGCAAGTGA
- a CDS encoding TetR/AcrR family transcriptional regulator yields the protein MSPTSETLTAERILEATEEVLRRHGPAKATVVDVARALGVSHGSVYRHFRTKAALREAVTKRWLDRTSASLSGIVAATDRDPESRVRDWLRALFDAKRHKAGDDPELFATYTVLTSENSHTVDEHLTDLTGQLTDIVRAGTESGAFTTADPATTATALFQATALFHDPRYYREWERAEIQGEFEAMVDLLVRGLRA from the coding sequence ATGTCACCCACCTCCGAGACACTGACCGCCGAGCGCATCCTCGAAGCGACCGAGGAGGTGCTGCGCCGCCACGGCCCCGCCAAGGCCACCGTGGTCGACGTGGCCCGCGCGCTCGGCGTCAGCCACGGGAGCGTGTACCGGCACTTCCGCACGAAGGCCGCGTTGCGGGAGGCCGTGACGAAGAGGTGGCTGGACCGTACGTCGGCGTCCCTGTCCGGCATCGTCGCGGCGACCGACCGCGACCCGGAGTCCCGGGTCCGCGACTGGCTGCGGGCCCTGTTCGACGCCAAGCGCCACAAGGCGGGCGACGACCCCGAACTCTTCGCCACCTACACCGTCCTCACCAGCGAGAACAGCCACACCGTCGACGAACACCTCACCGACCTGACCGGCCAGCTCACGGACATCGTCCGCGCCGGCACCGAGTCCGGCGCCTTCACCACCGCCGACCCGGCCACCACCGCCACCGCCCTCTTCCAGGCCACGGCCCTCTTCCACGACCCGCGGTACTACCGGGAGTGGGAACGGGCGGAGATCCAGGGGGAGTTCGAGGCGATGGTGGATCTGCTGGTGCGCGGACTCAGGGCCTGA
- a CDS encoding serine hydrolase domain-containing protein yields MSALHDTLRRHVDGGSVPGAVGLVDRGDEVEVVTVGSLTAGGTAPLPRDAIFRIASLTKPITAAAVLMLVEDGRIGLHDAIDEWLPELSKPMVVRTPSSPVDDVVPAVRPITVEDLLTSRTGWGYASDFSLPAVQALSAVQKDSREPHTYPDPDTWLRQLAQVPLLHQPGDGWLYHTASDLQGILIARASGRTLPDFLAERIFEPLGMKDTAFEVPETKRDRFTTYYRADPTGALEPADTPDGDWSRLPALPSGGGGLASTADDLLAFFRLLRSSGESGKSGEPGESGGHRLLTPASVSRMTTNHLTAHQRELGTLFLQGQGWGYGGQVDVTPSQPWNTPGRYGWVGGTGTTAYLVPPTGTITILLTQVGVESPEPVRLLVDFWRCTAEVRP; encoded by the coding sequence ATGAGCGCTCTGCACGACACCCTGCGACGGCACGTCGACGGCGGATCTGTGCCGGGAGCCGTCGGTCTGGTGGACCGCGGCGACGAGGTCGAGGTGGTGACCGTCGGTTCGCTGACCGCCGGCGGGACCGCACCGCTGCCCCGGGACGCGATCTTCCGGATCGCCTCGTTGACCAAGCCGATCACCGCGGCGGCGGTGCTGATGCTGGTGGAGGACGGGCGGATCGGGCTCCATGACGCCATCGACGAATGGCTGCCGGAGCTGTCGAAGCCGATGGTGGTGCGTACGCCGTCGAGTCCCGTGGACGACGTGGTTCCGGCGGTCCGCCCGATCACGGTCGAGGATCTACTCACCTCCCGGACGGGCTGGGGCTACGCGTCCGACTTCTCGCTCCCCGCGGTGCAGGCCCTCTCCGCGGTCCAGAAGGACAGCCGGGAGCCGCACACCTATCCCGACCCCGACACCTGGCTACGGCAGCTGGCCCAGGTCCCGTTGCTCCACCAGCCGGGCGACGGCTGGCTCTACCACACCGCGTCCGACCTCCAGGGCATCCTGATCGCCAGGGCGTCGGGCCGTACCCTCCCGGACTTCCTCGCGGAACGGATCTTCGAACCGCTGGGCATGAAGGACACGGCCTTCGAAGTTCCGGAGACGAAGCGGGACCGCTTCACGACCTACTACCGCGCGGACCCGACCGGCGCCCTTGAACCGGCTGACACCCCGGACGGCGACTGGAGCCGCCTGCCCGCTCTCCCGTCGGGCGGCGGCGGACTGGCCTCCACGGCCGACGACCTGCTGGCCTTCTTCCGCCTCCTCCGCTCCTCCGGCGAATCCGGTAAATCCGGCGAACCTGGTGAATCCGGCGGCCACCGCCTCCTCACCCCCGCCTCCGTCAGCCGCATGACCACCAACCACCTCACCGCCCACCAGCGCGAACTCGGCACCCTCTTCCTCCAGGGCCAGGGCTGGGGCTACGGCGGCCAGGTCGACGTCACCCCCAGCCAGCCCTGGAACACCCCGGGCCGCTACGGCTGGGTCGGCGGCACCGGCACGACGGCCTACCTCGTCCCGCCCACCGGCACGATCACGATCCTGCTGACCCAGGTGGGCGTGGAGAGCCCGGAACCGGTGCGGTTGCTGGTGGACTTCTGGCGGTGTACGGCGGAGGTCAGGCCCTGA
- a CDS encoding MFS transporter, which translates to MPELSPRRRKLVLAICCMSLLIVSLDNTILNVALPSMQRELQASTAGLQWTIDAYTLVLASLLMLAGSTADRIGRKRVFMAGLVVFTIGSALCSIAPNLEALVAFRMVQAVGGSMLNPVAMSIITNTFTDPRERARAIGVWGAVVGISMAAGPLVGGLLVESVGWRSIFWVNLPVGLAALLLTLRYVPESRADRARRPDPVGQLLVIALFGSATYGIIEAPHASAATVLPFAVVAVAALIGLLAYEPRRAEPLIDLRFFRSAPFSGATVIAISAFASLGGFLFLSTLYLQNVRGLDALHAGLWMLPMAVPTLVCAPLAGRLIGSRGPRLPLLIAGVAMTCSSLLFAVFDAETSDVTLFLGYALFGIGFGFVNAPITNTAVSGMPRAQAGVAAAVASTSRQLGQTLGVAVVGAVLAAGVGAAAYEDAFVDAAVPGWWILTGCGVVVLVVGLLSSGRWARGTAERTAEKLDAAEVRQTVGASERH; encoded by the coding sequence ATGCCCGAGCTGAGCCCTCGTCGCCGCAAACTGGTGCTCGCGATCTGCTGCATGAGCCTGCTGATCGTGAGCCTCGACAACACGATCCTCAACGTGGCCCTGCCCTCGATGCAGCGCGAGTTGCAGGCGAGTACGGCGGGCCTGCAGTGGACCATCGACGCCTACACCCTCGTACTCGCCTCGCTGCTGATGCTCGCGGGCTCCACCGCCGACCGGATCGGCCGCAAACGCGTCTTCATGGCGGGGCTCGTCGTCTTCACGATCGGATCGGCGCTGTGCTCGATCGCGCCGAACCTGGAAGCGCTGGTGGCGTTCCGCATGGTGCAGGCGGTGGGCGGTTCGATGCTGAACCCGGTCGCCATGTCCATCATCACCAACACGTTCACGGACCCGCGTGAGCGGGCCCGGGCGATCGGCGTATGGGGCGCTGTCGTCGGTATATCGATGGCCGCGGGCCCGCTGGTCGGCGGACTGCTCGTGGAGTCGGTGGGCTGGCGGTCGATCTTCTGGGTCAACCTGCCGGTCGGGCTGGCCGCGCTGCTGCTGACCCTCCGCTACGTCCCCGAGTCCCGTGCGGACCGGGCCCGCCGTCCCGACCCCGTCGGCCAGCTCCTGGTGATCGCGCTGTTCGGCTCCGCGACGTACGGGATCATCGAGGCGCCGCACGCGTCGGCCGCCACGGTGCTGCCGTTCGCGGTGGTCGCGGTCGCCGCGCTGATCGGGCTCCTCGCGTACGAGCCTCGTCGCGCCGAGCCCCTCATCGATCTGCGGTTCTTCCGGTCGGCACCGTTCAGCGGGGCCACCGTGATCGCGATCAGCGCGTTCGCCTCGCTGGGCGGGTTCCTGTTCCTGTCGACGCTGTATCTGCAGAACGTGCGAGGGCTGGACGCGCTGCACGCGGGGCTGTGGATGCTGCCGATGGCTGTGCCGACGCTGGTGTGCGCTCCGCTGGCCGGGCGGCTGATCGGGAGCCGGGGGCCGCGGTTGCCGTTGCTGATCGCGGGGGTGGCTATGACGTGCAGTTCGCTGTTGTTCGCGGTCTTCGATGCGGAGACCTCTGACGTGACGCTGTTCCTGGGGTACGCGCTGTTCGGCATCGGGTTCGGGTTCGTGAACGCGCCGATCACCAATACGGCCGTGTCCGGGATGCCGCGAGCGCAAGCCGGCGTGGCCGCCGCCGTCGCCTCGACGAGCCGCCAGTTGGGGCAGACGCTCGGTGTCGCCGTGGTGGGGGCCGTGCTGGCTGCCGGTGTGGGGGCGGCGGCGTACGAGGACGCGTTTGTGGATGCCGCCGTGCCGGGGTGGTGGATTCTGACCGGGTGCGGGGTGGTCGTGCTGGTGGTGGGTCTGCTGAGCAGCGGGCGGTGGGCTCGGGGAACCGCCGAACGCACGGCCGAGAAGCTGGACGCCGCGGAAGTACGTCAGACCGTAGGGGCTTCTGAGCGTCATTGA
- the dusB gene encoding tRNA dihydrouridine synthase DusB — MPTPTSTMNSTLRIGPHTVQPPVVLAPMAGITNAPFRTLCREFSGGKGLFVSEMITTRALVERNEKTMQLIHFDESEKPRSIQLYGVDPATVGKAVRMIAEEGLADHIDLNFGCPVPKVTRKGGGSALPYKRNLLRAILREAVSGAGDLPVTMKMRKGIDDDHITYLDAGRIAVEEGVTAIALHGRTAAQHYGGTADWDAIARLKEHVPEIPVLGNGDIWSAEDALRMVRATGCDGVVVGRGCLGRPWLFSDLVAAFEGRTDFSRPVLREVADVMVRHATLLGEWIGDEARGVIDFRKHVAWYLKGFAVGSEMRKRLAITSSLEELRSGLDELDLEQAWPTGADGPRGRTSGNNRVVLPDGWLKDPYDCAGIGEDAELDTSGG, encoded by the coding sequence ATGCCCACGCCCACGTCCACGATGAACTCGACCCTGCGGATCGGCCCGCACACCGTCCAGCCGCCCGTCGTCCTGGCCCCCATGGCCGGGATCACCAACGCGCCTTTCCGCACGCTGTGCCGGGAGTTCAGCGGGGGCAAGGGCCTGTTCGTGAGCGAGATGATCACCACCCGGGCGCTGGTCGAGCGCAACGAGAAGACCATGCAGCTGATCCACTTCGATGAGAGTGAGAAGCCGCGGTCGATCCAGCTGTACGGCGTCGATCCGGCGACGGTCGGCAAGGCCGTGCGCATGATCGCCGAGGAGGGGCTGGCCGATCACATCGACCTGAACTTCGGGTGTCCGGTCCCCAAGGTGACGCGCAAGGGCGGGGGTTCCGCGCTGCCGTACAAGCGGAACCTGCTGCGGGCGATCCTGCGGGAGGCGGTCAGCGGGGCGGGGGACCTGCCGGTCACGATGAAGATGCGCAAGGGCATCGACGACGATCACATCACCTACCTCGACGCCGGGCGGATCGCCGTCGAGGAGGGCGTGACGGCCATCGCGCTGCACGGTCGTACGGCTGCGCAGCACTACGGGGGTACGGCGGACTGGGACGCCATCGCCCGCCTGAAGGAGCACGTGCCGGAGATCCCCGTGCTCGGCAACGGCGACATCTGGTCGGCGGAGGACGCGCTGCGGATGGTGCGGGCAACCGGATGCGACGGGGTGGTTGTCGGGCGGGGTTGCCTTGGGCGGCCGTGGTTGTTCTCCGACCTGGTGGCGGCGTTCGAGGGGCGGACGGACTTCAGCAGGCCCGTCCTCCGGGAGGTGGCCGACGTCATGGTCCGCCATGCCACGCTCCTCGGCGAGTGGATCGGTGACGAGGCGCGCGGCGTTATCGACTTCCGTAAGCATGTGGCCTGGTACTTGAAGGGCTTTGCTGTCGGTTCGGAGATGCGGAAGCGTCTTGCGATCACGTCCTCGCTGGAGGAACTCCGTTCTGGTTTGGACGAGTTGGACCTTGAGCAGGCGTGGCCGACCGGTGCGGATGGCCCTCGGGGGCGTACGTCCGGGAACAATCGGGTCGTTCTGCCGGATGGGTGGTTGAAGGATCCGTATGACTGCGCGGGCATCGGTGAGGACGCGGAATTGGATACGTCCGGCGGCTGA
- a CDS encoding CDP-alcohol phosphatidyltransferase — MPVFTRQRQQPATTDEPAPADGDKPLEGPPAPDDESGTGGAGGNEKAEGEAEAAKLPTILSWTTTILAAALVIAAFLLPNAWAALRPNRFMRLPAEAIVGAVLLLALPRRPRTIVAALIGAGLGVLTVLNFLDMGFREYLGRGFNLVLDWELLDDAQSYMADSMGGTVATLAAVGAVLLVVVLIAVMALATVRLANLLGRNTALATRGTLIAGTVWIMCSAMGVQLLGVPVASDRAVSALAVQARRVKDTLRDEAAFAKEAKADRFGSTPGAQLVPDLRGKDVIFTFIESYGRSALEDPDISPGVNKTLDTSAEALTKAGFAAKSGWLTSATFGGSSWLGHSTFLSGLWIDNQQRFRTVMSSDRLSLTKMFQKTGAWDTVGIMPGIQKGWPEEKFYGLDKVYNAFELGYKGPKFSWSTMPDQYALEAFQRQVHGKKRDKPLMSEVILTSSHQPWSPIPKMVGWDELGDGSIFNSIQKAGTNPSDVMSDSAKSREEYGKSIEYSVTSLTQWLERYGTDDTVLVFLGDHQPIARVSGNNASRDVPISIVAKDPKVLDKISSWNWTDGIKPDAKTPVWKMDTFRDRFLMAYGSTPAPSKG, encoded by the coding sequence GTGCCCGTCTTCACGCGCCAACGTCAACAGCCTGCTACGACTGACGAGCCGGCACCCGCCGACGGCGATAAACCCCTGGAGGGGCCACCCGCACCCGACGACGAAAGTGGTACGGGTGGTGCGGGTGGGAACGAAAAGGCCGAAGGCGAAGCCGAGGCCGCAAAGCTACCCACCATCCTCAGCTGGACCACGACCATCCTCGCCGCAGCCCTCGTCATCGCCGCCTTCCTCCTCCCGAACGCCTGGGCCGCCCTGCGCCCGAACAGATTCATGCGACTCCCGGCGGAGGCGATCGTAGGAGCCGTGCTCCTGCTCGCACTCCCCCGCCGCCCCCGCACCATCGTCGCCGCGCTGATCGGAGCCGGCCTGGGTGTCCTGACCGTGCTGAACTTCCTGGACATGGGCTTCCGGGAGTACCTGGGCCGGGGCTTCAACCTGGTCCTGGACTGGGAGTTGCTGGACGACGCGCAGTCGTACATGGCGGACTCGATGGGCGGTACGGTCGCGACGCTCGCCGCCGTCGGAGCCGTACTCCTCGTGGTCGTACTGATCGCCGTGATGGCGCTGGCGACGGTCAGGCTGGCGAATCTCCTCGGCCGGAACACCGCGCTGGCGACACGCGGCACGCTGATCGCGGGCACCGTCTGGATCATGTGCTCGGCGATGGGGGTGCAGCTGCTGGGCGTGCCGGTGGCTTCCGACCGGGCGGTGAGCGCGTTGGCGGTCCAGGCGCGGCGGGTGAAGGACACGCTGCGGGACGAGGCGGCGTTCGCCAAGGAGGCCAAGGCGGACCGGTTCGGCAGTACGCCCGGCGCTCAGCTGGTGCCGGATCTGCGGGGCAAGGACGTCATCTTCACCTTCATCGAGAGCTACGGCCGCAGCGCGCTCGAGGACCCGGACATCTCGCCCGGCGTGAACAAGACGCTCGACACGAGCGCCGAGGCGCTCACGAAGGCCGGTTTCGCCGCCAAGAGCGGCTGGCTGACGTCGGCGACCTTCGGCGGCAGCAGCTGGCTCGGCCACTCCACGTTCCTGTCCGGCCTGTGGATCGACAACCAGCAGCGCTTCCGCACCGTCATGTCCAGCGACCGGCTCTCCCTCACCAAGATGTTCCAGAAGACCGGCGCGTGGGACACGGTCGGCATCATGCCGGGCATCCAGAAGGGCTGGCCGGAGGAGAAGTTCTACGGCCTCGACAAGGTCTACAACGCCTTCGAACTGGGCTACAAGGGCCCGAAGTTCAGCTGGTCGACCATGCCGGACCAGTACGCCCTGGAGGCCTTCCAGCGCCAGGTGCACGGCAAGAAGCGCGACAAGCCGCTGATGTCGGAGGTCATCCTGACCTCCAGCCACCAGCCGTGGTCCCCGATCCCCAAGATGGTCGGCTGGGACGAACTGGGCGACGGCTCCATCTTCAACAGCATCCAGAAGGCGGGCACCAACCCGTCGGACGTCATGTCCGACAGCGCCAAGTCCCGTGAGGAGTACGGCAAGTCGATCGAGTACTCGGTCACTTCCCTCACCCAGTGGCTCGAGCGCTACGGCACCGACGACACCGTCCTCGTCTTCCTCGGCGACCACCAGCCGATCGCCCGCGTCAGCGGCAACAACGCCAGCCGCGACGTCCCGATATCGATAGTCGCCAAGGACCCCAAGGTCCTCGACAAGATCTCCTCCTGGAACTGGACCGACGGCATCAAGCCCGACGCCAAGACCCCCGTCTGGAAAATGGACACCTTCCGCGACCGCTTCCTGATGGCATACGGCTCAACACCGGCCCCCAGCAAGGGCTGA